In one Trichlorobacter lovleyi SZ genomic region, the following are encoded:
- a CDS encoding IS110 family RNA-guided transposase: MEKSITYVGLDVHKNSIDVALAAEGRDKEVRYYGTIDGSLDALDKVLRKLVSRGSELRFAYEAGPCGYDIYRHLARKGFDCIVVAPSLIPKKSGSRIKNDRRDAEMLARLHRAGELTPVYVPRIEDEAMRDLCRARIDAKNAERKTRQQLNAFLLRSGFRYSGKTLWSLAHWRWISDIHMTHPAQQITLQEYVDAVRSNTERVDRITEQIRLLAVEWRLGPVVEALQALRGVSLVVATTTVAELGDLGRFDNPRHLMAYLGLVPSEHSSGESTQRGGITKTGNGHARRMLVEAAWSYRLPARVSRRLRDRQQNLPQAIWEIAWKAQLRLCARYKRLVAKGKQTQVVITAVARELAAFIWAIAQVVPVAA, translated from the coding sequence ATGGAAAAGTCTATCACGTATGTTGGGCTTGATGTTCACAAAAACTCCATTGATGTCGCTTTGGCCGCTGAAGGCCGTGACAAGGAAGTCCGTTACTACGGCACCATTGACGGCAGTCTTGATGCCTTGGACAAAGTACTCAGAAAACTGGTTTCACGTGGTTCTGAGCTTCGATTTGCCTATGAAGCTGGCCCCTGCGGTTATGACATCTATCGGCACTTGGCCCGTAAGGGTTTTGATTGCATTGTGGTTGCCCCTTCTCTGATTCCCAAGAAAAGCGGCAGCCGAATAAAGAATGATCGTCGTGATGCTGAGATGCTGGCCCGTCTGCACCGAGCAGGCGAACTGACTCCGGTCTATGTTCCGCGCATCGAAGATGAGGCAATGCGTGACCTCTGCAGAGCCCGTATCGATGCAAAGAATGCTGAGCGAAAGACCCGTCAGCAGTTAAATGCATTTCTGCTGCGTAGCGGCTTCCGCTATAGCGGCAAAACACTCTGGAGTCTTGCCCACTGGCGTTGGATATCCGACATACACATGACGCATCCCGCACAGCAGATCACCCTGCAGGAGTATGTGGATGCAGTCAGATCGAACACAGAGCGCGTTGATCGGATTACGGAACAGATTCGCCTGCTTGCTGTAGAATGGCGACTCGGTCCGGTTGTCGAAGCGCTCCAGGCTCTGCGGGGAGTCTCTCTGGTAGTTGCCACTACCACCGTTGCCGAGCTTGGTGACTTGGGTCGCTTTGACAATCCCCGACACCTGATGGCTTATCTGGGGTTGGTACCATCAGAACACTCAAGTGGAGAGTCAACGCAGCGAGGCGGCATTACTAAAACCGGCAATGGACATGCACGCCGAATGCTGGTTGAAGCTGCCTGGTCGTATCGGTTGCCGGCACGGGTCAGCAGACGACTTCGAGATCGACAACAGAATCTGCCGCAAGCGATATGGGAAATTGCCTGGAAGGCGCAACTCAGACTGTGTGCCCGCTACAAACGGCTTGTTGCCAAGGGCAAGCAGACACAGGTGGTGATTACCGCCGTTGCCAGAGAACTGGCAGCGTTCATCTGGGCAATTGCACAGGTGGTTCCGGTAGCTGCATAG
- a CDS encoding radical SAM protein: protein MKRPLPKLVYADAQGQIYDHPFLTMAGMSGPEAVLPEQIELIPLPEGSRLFTIPGTPPIAWDNRAKRFTTVEKAPGIRGKLQAVSAFMAPGFARTLLPACDYSKKQVLLPLWSYTAVGWDEAQDCFVVAATRVDSNTNWNPENYDDRLLDPLVRQRLAEQPDNRLLEQLARCAIDYHCFAAKNLFFRRWEAPLPTSPVCNSACLGCISLQASECCPSNHDRISFVPTPEEIIELALPHLEQAEQAIVSYGQGCEGDPIMQAPTIAEATRRLKAATSRGTINFNSNGSLPERIEELCDAGMDSFRFSLNSVLEERYNAYYRPKGYSFSNVIRSLKISKQAGRFTMVNYLISPGVTDAPEEVAALKRFVDDTGVDMLQLRNLSIDPDLYNRAMQANGRGIGMHRLLTELKQEFPQLQFGYYNRTRENFFPPGFEKGWPISGS from the coding sequence ATGAAACGTCCCCTGCCCAAACTGGTCTATGCCGATGCCCAGGGCCAGATCTACGACCACCCCTTTCTGACCATGGCCGGCATGAGTGGCCCGGAAGCGGTTTTACCGGAGCAGATTGAACTGATCCCGCTGCCGGAAGGCAGCCGCCTCTTCACCATTCCCGGCACGCCGCCGATCGCCTGGGACAACCGCGCCAAACGGTTTACCACGGTGGAAAAGGCCCCCGGTATCAGGGGCAAACTGCAGGCGGTTTCCGCCTTCATGGCTCCGGGCTTTGCCCGCACCCTGCTGCCGGCCTGTGATTACAGCAAGAAGCAGGTGCTGCTGCCGCTCTGGTCCTATACCGCCGTGGGTTGGGATGAAGCGCAGGACTGCTTCGTGGTGGCCGCCACCAGGGTCGACAGCAATACCAACTGGAACCCGGAAAATTACGATGACCGGCTGCTGGACCCGCTGGTGCGGCAGCGGCTGGCAGAACAGCCGGACAACCGCCTGCTGGAGCAGCTGGCCCGCTGTGCCATCGACTATCACTGCTTTGCTGCCAAGAACCTCTTCTTCCGCCGCTGGGAGGCACCGCTGCCCACCTCGCCGGTCTGCAACTCGGCCTGCCTGGGCTGTATCTCGCTGCAGGCGTCGGAATGCTGCCCCTCCAACCACGACCGGATCAGTTTTGTACCCACCCCGGAAGAGATCATTGAGCTGGCCCTGCCCCATCTGGAACAGGCTGAACAGGCGATCGTCTCCTACGGACAGGGCTGCGAAGGGGACCCGATCATGCAGGCCCCCACCATCGCCGAGGCAACCCGCCGTCTCAAGGCAGCCACCTCACGGGGCACGATCAACTTCAACTCCAACGGTTCCCTGCCGGAGCGGATAGAGGAGTTGTGCGACGCCGGTATGGACTCCTTCCGCTTCTCCCTCAACTCGGTCCTGGAAGAACGCTACAACGCCTACTACCGGCCCAAAGGGTACAGCTTCAGCAACGTTATCCGCTCCCTCAAGATCTCCAAACAGGCTGGCCGCTTTACCATGGTCAACTACCTGATCTCCCCCGGCGTGACCGATGCACCGGAGGAGGTGGCGGCGCTGAAACGCTTCGTGGACGACACCGGGGTGGATATGCTGCAACTCAGGAACCTGTCCATTGATCCTGATCTCTACAACCGGGCCATGCAGGCCAACGGCCGGGGGATCGGCATGCACCGTCTGCTGACTGAGTTGAAGCAGGAGTTCCCGCAGCTTCAGTTTGGCTACTACAACCGCACCAGAGAAAACTTCTTCCCGCCCGGCTTTGAAAAGGGCTGGCCAATCTCAGGCAGCTAA
- a CDS encoding LPS-assembly protein LptD: MKLRTCIFLLFLLMPALLQAAEQTAAPGMVIRADVMNHDAASDQIKASGKVEMIWQDMTMTADEATFNRSNQTLVARGNVHLVKAGDTLWGDQLVLDTETGRAEMENGHIFMAQGNFRADGRQVAKTGDDDYALRDGGLTTCDAAVPSWKFGASELDVTLEEFATGKHVIFYVKDIPVFYFPYIILPVKRERQSGFLFPKFGNSSKRGAAVDIPFYWAISPSQEATVNLDVQTKRGVGLGLDYRYKLSRSSEGSLGGYLIYDNNENKERGQLVQFHKELFSDSFSLISSLNLTSDRNFLTDYGEKSGEYNRQYYDSRIVLTKFWDHWLTSAQTIYTQDYYTGSNTTTLQRAPELSLYAVREQLPFIPNLYFDLDLLATNYYREKGTDGQRAVLEPRLTSTNSLFDGRLNLSLFGSLQVRGYNTNRVDPGLKDDQLLAIPKAGAQISSSFSRIFDVSFLDLQRMRHELVPTLSYLYVGDKDQSSVPLFDQLDRLNAQQTLAFSLASHLGGRIAKKEGAAEYRNLMTLRLLQNYSLSGSRTDLLTLTDDSRRWGDLTLESETWVHRSVRLLADLRYSHYDHRISSTASGVEYNDLRGNAARISYRMVDRQLDYLEGATSIALTRPLYATYTTRYSFDKHDFLESYYALEFRHQCWSVTAGYRERPNDRAWTVNFNLTGLFGIGNSPTGGAR; this comes from the coding sequence TTGAAACTACGTACCTGCATTTTTCTACTATTCCTGCTGATGCCGGCCCTGCTGCAGGCTGCCGAACAGACCGCCGCGCCCGGCATGGTTATCCGCGCCGATGTCATGAACCATGACGCTGCCAGCGATCAGATCAAGGCCAGCGGCAAGGTTGAGATGATCTGGCAGGACATGACCATGACCGCCGATGAGGCCACCTTCAACCGCAGCAACCAGACCCTGGTGGCCAGAGGCAACGTCCATCTGGTCAAGGCCGGCGACACACTCTGGGGCGATCAGCTGGTACTGGACACCGAGACCGGGCGGGCGGAGATGGAGAACGGCCATATCTTCATGGCCCAGGGCAACTTCAGGGCTGACGGCCGACAGGTTGCCAAAACCGGTGATGATGATTATGCCCTGCGGGACGGCGGCCTGACCACCTGTGATGCAGCCGTTCCCAGCTGGAAATTCGGGGCATCGGAACTGGATGTCACCCTGGAGGAGTTTGCCACCGGCAAACATGTCATCTTCTATGTCAAAGACATCCCGGTCTTTTACTTCCCCTACATCATCCTGCCGGTCAAGCGCGAGCGTCAGTCCGGTTTCCTGTTCCCCAAATTCGGCAACTCCTCAAAACGCGGTGCCGCCGTTGATATCCCCTTCTACTGGGCCATCTCCCCTTCGCAGGAGGCGACCGTTAACCTGGATGTCCAGACCAAGCGGGGGGTCGGCCTGGGGCTTGACTACCGCTACAAGCTCAGCCGTAGCAGTGAAGGCTCACTGGGCGGCTACCTGATTTACGACAACAACGAAAACAAGGAACGGGGTCAACTGGTGCAGTTCCACAAAGAACTGTTCTCCGACAGTTTTTCCCTGATCAGCAGCCTTAACCTGACCAGCGACCGGAACTTCCTGACCGACTATGGCGAAAAAAGCGGTGAGTACAACCGGCAGTACTATGATTCACGGATCGTACTGACCAAATTCTGGGATCACTGGCTGACCAGTGCCCAGACCATCTATACCCAGGATTACTACACCGGCAGTAACACCACCACCCTGCAACGTGCGCCGGAGCTGTCACTGTATGCGGTCCGGGAGCAACTTCCCTTCATCCCCAACCTCTATTTTGACCTGGACCTGCTGGCTACCAACTACTACCGCGAAAAAGGGACCGATGGCCAGCGGGCCGTGCTGGAACCACGCCTGACCTCAACCAACAGCCTGTTTGACGGCCGGCTGAACCTCTCCCTGTTCGGCAGCCTGCAGGTGCGGGGCTATAACACCAACCGGGTCGATCCCGGCCTCAAGGATGATCAACTGCTGGCCATACCAAAGGCCGGGGCCCAGATCAGCAGTTCCTTCAGCCGGATCTTTGACGTCTCATTTCTTGATCTGCAGCGCATGCGCCATGAGCTGGTTCCCACCCTCTCCTATCTCTACGTCGGAGATAAGGACCAGAGCAGTGTGCCGCTCTTTGACCAGCTGGACCGTCTGAATGCCCAGCAGACCCTGGCATTCTCCCTCGCCAGCCACCTGGGCGGCCGGATAGCCAAAAAGGAAGGGGCAGCAGAATACCGCAACCTGATGACCCTGCGTTTGTTGCAGAACTACAGTCTGAGCGGCAGCCGTACCGACCTGTTGACCCTGACCGATGATTCCCGGCGTTGGGGCGATCTGACCCTGGAGAGCGAGACCTGGGTACATCGCTCTGTCCGGCTGCTGGCCGATCTCCGCTACAGCCATTATGACCACCGTATCTCCAGCACCGCCAGCGGCGTCGAATACAATGATCTGCGCGGCAATGCGGCCCGGATCAGCTACCGGATGGTTGACCGCCAACTTGACTACCTTGAAGGCGCTACAAGCATCGCCCTGACCAGGCCGCTCTATGCGACCTACACCACCCGCTACTCATTTGATAAACATGACTTCCTTGAATCCTACTACGCCCTTGAGTTCCGCCATCAGTGCTGGAGTGTGACCGCCGGCTACCGTGAACGCCCGAACGACAGGGCCTGGACTGTCAACTTCAACCTCACCGGTCTGTTCGGCATCGGCAACAGCCCCACAGGAGGCGCACGATGA
- a CDS encoding bifunctional folylpolyglutamate synthase/dihydrofolate synthase: MPASQQLSRLFGRRRFNIKPGLERITALLERHGHPERSFAAIHVVGTNGKGSTAAFLAAIIEQAGYCTGLFTSPHLVSYTERFRVNGVDCPPEQLEALIPDLLEQAGPDDTFFELTTALACHWFARNKVQLAVLEAGMGGRSDATAAVAGIATIISPIALDHCQWLGNDLQSIAAEKVAIARPGSPVISAVQPPDVQAVIEEYCRTNNNRLLLAGRDFNATSNGADTGLTFTGSSGSLSGLHPSLSGSYQTGNAALALAAAEQLATLGFPISQQAMQAGLATARWPGRLERLRLADGSELLLDGAHNPAGAQALAAALQELGKRRIILLLGMMEDKDLQGVLQPLLQRVQQVITVSPAQERALPATELAARCRTAGTPATAADSVAAGLEAARAAAGPGDLIVAAGSLFLVGELKALLAGVPCEAVRG, translated from the coding sequence GTGCCCGCTTCACAGCAGCTTTCCCGGCTTTTTGGCCGGCGACGTTTCAACATCAAGCCGGGACTTGAACGGATCACGGCCCTGCTGGAGCGCCACGGTCACCCGGAACGTTCCTTTGCCGCCATCCATGTTGTCGGCACCAACGGCAAAGGCTCTACCGCCGCATTTCTAGCTGCCATCATTGAACAGGCCGGTTACTGCACCGGCCTGTTTACCTCTCCCCACCTTGTCAGCTACACGGAACGATTTCGGGTCAACGGGGTTGATTGCCCACCAGAGCAACTTGAGGCGCTTATCCCGGACCTGCTTGAACAGGCCGGCCCGGATGACACGTTCTTTGAGCTGACCACCGCCCTGGCCTGCCACTGGTTTGCCAGGAACAAGGTTCAGCTGGCCGTGCTGGAAGCCGGCATGGGGGGACGCAGTGACGCCACTGCCGCAGTAGCGGGCATAGCCACCATCATCAGCCCGATTGCCCTTGACCATTGTCAGTGGCTGGGTAATGACCTCCAGTCCATTGCAGCTGAGAAAGTCGCCATTGCCAGACCGGGCAGTCCGGTTATCTCTGCAGTACAACCGCCGGACGTGCAGGCGGTGATTGAGGAGTACTGCCGGACAAACAACAACCGGCTCCTGCTGGCCGGCCGGGACTTCAACGCAACCAGCAACGGAGCTGACACCGGCCTGACCTTCACCGGCAGCTCCGGCAGCCTGAGCGGTCTGCACCCCAGCTTGAGCGGCAGCTATCAGACCGGTAACGCCGCTCTTGCACTGGCCGCGGCAGAACAACTGGCGACGCTCGGTTTTCCCATTTCCCAGCAGGCCATGCAGGCAGGTCTGGCCACAGCACGCTGGCCGGGCCGCCTTGAACGGCTCAGACTGGCAGATGGTTCCGAACTGCTGCTGGATGGCGCCCACAACCCGGCAGGTGCGCAGGCATTGGCAGCGGCGCTGCAGGAGCTTGGTAAACGCAGGATCATCCTGTTACTGGGGATGATGGAAGACAAAGACCTGCAAGGCGTATTGCAACCGTTGCTGCAACGGGTTCAGCAGGTTATAACGGTCAGCCCCGCGCAGGAACGCGCTCTTCCGGCCACCGAACTGGCTGCCAGGTGCAGGACGGCAGGGACTCCGGCCACAGCCGCAGACTCGGTTGCAGCCGGCCTGGAGGCAGCGCGGGCAGCAGCCGGACCCGGTGACTTGATCGTAGCTGCCGGCTCACTCTTTCTGGTGGGTGAACTCAAGGCGCTGCTGGCCGGTGTTCCCTGTGAAGCGGTGCGGGGGTAA
- the accD gene encoding acetyl-CoA carboxylase, carboxyltransferase subunit beta: MSWFKRDKTGIEKSSTKHVKVPEGLWTKCPGCSESLLTKEIEDNLQVCPKCGHHFRIATRKRLQALLDNGSWQEFDAEMTSIDFLNFKDTKSYQERINATVAKGGSRDAVICVEGSIEGIATQVAIFDFAFMGGSMGSVVGEKITRSIERGLEKKQPVIVISASGGARMQESILSLMQMAKTSAALAKLKAAGLPFISILTDPTTGGVTASFAMLGDLNIAEPKALIGFAGPRVIEQTIRQKLPAGFQRSEYLLDHGMVDMIVSRLEMRSTLGQILAMLTKQ; the protein is encoded by the coding sequence ATGAGCTGGTTCAAGCGTGACAAGACAGGGATAGAAAAAAGCAGCACCAAACATGTCAAGGTGCCGGAAGGGCTCTGGACAAAGTGCCCGGGCTGCAGCGAATCCCTGCTCACCAAGGAGATTGAGGACAACCTGCAGGTCTGCCCCAAATGCGGGCACCACTTCAGAATCGCCACCCGCAAGCGGCTGCAGGCGTTGCTGGACAACGGCAGCTGGCAGGAATTCGATGCAGAAATGACTTCGATCGACTTCCTGAACTTCAAAGACACCAAGAGCTATCAGGAACGGATCAATGCCACGGTTGCCAAGGGCGGTTCCCGCGATGCCGTAATCTGTGTCGAAGGCAGCATTGAAGGTATTGCCACCCAGGTTGCCATCTTTGATTTTGCCTTTATGGGTGGCAGTATGGGCAGTGTGGTGGGAGAAAAAATCACCCGCTCTATCGAGCGAGGCCTTGAAAAAAAACAACCGGTAATCGTGATCTCCGCCTCCGGCGGGGCCCGGATGCAGGAGTCAATCCTGTCGCTGATGCAAATGGCCAAGACCTCTGCCGCCCTGGCCAAGCTGAAGGCCGCCGGCCTGCCGTTCATCTCGATCCTGACCGATCCCACCACCGGCGGCGTCACCGCCAGCTTTGCCATGCTGGGCGATCTGAACATTGCCGAGCCCAAGGCATTAATCGGTTTTGCCGGACCGCGGGTCATTGAGCAGACCATTCGCCAGAAGCTGCCGGCCGGATTCCAGCGTTCCGAGTACCTGCTTGACCACGGCATGGTTGACATGATTGTCTCACGGCTTGAGATGCGCAGCACCCTGGGCCAGATTCTGGCCATGCTCACCAAGCAGTAG
- the trpA gene encoding tryptophan synthase subunit alpha: MKSRIHNRFTQLHKQGGKALVTFITAGDPDLATTAALLPRMAEAGADIIELGIPFSDPMADGPTIQRASERALAQGVTLEAVLAMVSQVREQVSAPIVLMGYSNPIYSYGWQRFAQDAVQAGIDGLLLVDLPPEEAGELLPAARAAGLEIIFLLTPTSDATRIKQVSRCGSGFLYYVTVTGVTGARQSVSTSLEHELQTVRNTIRLPVVAGFGISTPEQAAQVAAAADGVVVGSAIVKLFEQYQGEPLQTEVTGLIRSLKRAITP, encoded by the coding sequence ATGAAAAGCCGTATTCACAACCGCTTCACCCAATTACACAAGCAGGGCGGCAAGGCCCTGGTCACCTTTATCACCGCCGGGGACCCCGATCTGGCCACCACAGCAGCCCTGCTGCCGCGCATGGCAGAGGCCGGTGCCGACATCATTGAACTCGGCATCCCATTTTCCGACCCGATGGCTGACGGCCCCACCATTCAGCGTGCCTCGGAGCGGGCTCTGGCTCAGGGTGTCACCCTCGAGGCGGTCCTTGCAATGGTCAGCCAGGTCAGAGAGCAGGTTTCGGCACCGATTGTGCTGATGGGCTACAGCAATCCGATCTATTCCTATGGCTGGCAGCGCTTTGCCCAGGATGCCGTGCAGGCAGGTATTGATGGTCTGCTGCTGGTTGATCTGCCACCGGAAGAGGCTGGTGAACTGCTGCCTGCAGCCAGGGCAGCCGGACTTGAGATCATCTTCCTGCTGACCCCCACCTCGGATGCGACCCGGATCAAGCAGGTCAGCCGCTGTGGCAGCGGTTTTCTCTATTATGTAACGGTTACCGGTGTTACCGGTGCCCGGCAATCCGTCTCCACCAGCCTTGAGCATGAACTGCAGACGGTACGCAACACCATCAGGCTCCCGGTTGTGGCCGGCTTCGGTATTTCCACCCCGGAACAGGCGGCCCAGGTGGCAGCCGCCGCCGACGGCGTCGTGGTCGGCAGTGCCATTGTCAAACTGTTTGAACAGTACCAGGGAGAGCCGTTGCAAACCGAAGTAACCGGATTGATCAGATCATTAAAACGTGCCATTACGCCGTAA